Proteins found in one Irregularibacter muris genomic segment:
- a CDS encoding sugar phosphate isomerase/epimerase family protein translates to MKQVHLEQIAPMNHIYRFYELKDYFKTISDIGYKSIDLWTCGAHYLLDYNSYQQTKPIKDMLKKYGLSVICITPEQTCPKPHNMASKSPELIKRTRAYFQNAILAASELECSKISISSGWQFLSEPREQAWNRSVEMVGTLCNFAEKYGVYLTMETLSPQSTTLVNTINDMEQMIEEVNSRNFTVTIDLDTITNAGECIQQYFDVFGERVNHCHYMDNRRGFPGHLAWGDGESIPGKDFQEFNKNNYKGHFTLEYTLSKYFKEPAKVYENTWTLLKDYII, encoded by the coding sequence ATGAAACAGGTTCACTTGGAACAAATAGCTCCAATGAATCACATCTACAGGTTTTATGAACTAAAGGATTATTTTAAAACAATAAGTGATATTGGTTACAAAAGTATTGATCTTTGGACCTGTGGTGCACATTATCTACTGGATTATAATTCTTATCAACAGACCAAACCAATAAAGGATATGCTCAAAAAATATGGACTGTCTGTAATTTGCATTACTCCAGAACAGACCTGTCCAAAGCCTCACAATATGGCATCAAAGAGCCCTGAATTAATCAAAAGGACCAGAGCATATTTTCAAAATGCTATTTTAGCTGCAAGCGAGCTAGAATGTTCAAAGATTTCCATATCATCAGGATGGCAGTTTTTATCTGAACCTAGAGAGCAGGCTTGGAATAGATCTGTAGAAATGGTGGGCACATTATGTAATTTTGCGGAAAAGTATGGTGTATATCTTACTATGGAAACCTTATCACCTCAGAGTACCACACTAGTAAATACCATCAATGATATGGAACAAATGATAGAGGAAGTTAACTCAAGGAATTTTACAGTTACTATTGATTTAGATACCATAACAAATGCAGGAGAGTGCATTCAGCAATATTTCGATGTCTTTGGAGAAAGAGTAAACCATTGTCATTATATGGATAATAGGAGGGGATTTCCAGGGCACTTGGCCTGGGGGGATGGAGAAAGTATTCCTGGTAAGGACTTTCAAGAGTTTAATAAAAATAATTATAAGGGACATTTTACATTGGAATACACCTTGAGTAAATATTTTAAGGAACCAGCTAAGGTTTATGAAAATACTTGGACATTACTTAAGGATTACATTATATAA
- a CDS encoding PTS sugar transporter subunit IIB — translation MIKLLRVDHRLVHGQVAISWTRALGVDCILVANDAVVADPMRQSMIRMSKPQGVKIVIKSIEDSIKAINSGVTDKYKLLIVVNCVQDAERLLTGCLSIKEINLGVMPAKEGTKAISKAIHANQEDIGCMKRLLENNIKMIIQQVPTESETIVTNEILDK, via the coding sequence ATGATTAAACTGCTTAGGGTAGATCACAGGCTTGTGCATGGGCAGGTAGCCATATCTTGGACCAGAGCTTTAGGGGTTGACTGCATTTTAGTAGCTAATGATGCAGTAGTAGCAGATCCCATGAGACAATCGATGATTAGAATGTCAAAACCACAGGGGGTAAAAATAGTTATAAAGTCTATTGAGGACTCTATCAAAGCTATAAATTCTGGAGTAACAGATAAATATAAGTTGCTCATTGTTGTTAACTGCGTCCAAGATGCTGAAAGACTTTTGACCGGTTGTCTTTCTATAAAAGAAATAAATCTGGGAGTAATGCCAGCAAAAGAGGGAACTAAAGCCATTAGTAAGGCAATCCATGCAAATCAAGAGGATATCGGATGTATGAAAAGACTATTAGAAAATAACATAAAAATGATTATCCAGCAAGTACCAACAGAATCAGAAACCATTGTTACTAATGAAATTTTAGATAAATAA
- a CDS encoding PTS system mannose/fructose/sorbose family transporter subunit IID, which yields MSSKITKKDLKRIFRRYIPLNGLNDYPGQMHNGYTYAMLPAIEKIYDKEEDRIDAMKRHMEYFNITPNIAGFALGMSVAMEEKNAEDPDFDPTNISAVKTALMGPLSAIGDTLFPATLRILATSLVVTMAAQGNVLAPILFFLMYNIPNFLARYYSLNYGYNMGSEFLVKSEKSGVMDKISYACSVVGLMAIGAMVASNVSVSTPITIGDIENGGLALQQSLDSIMPKMLSLILVGIEYRLLSKKIKIVPLLIGTLVVGAALFAVGIIG from the coding sequence ATGAGTTCTAAGATAACAAAAAAGGATTTAAAACGAATATTCCGGAGATACATACCACTGAATGGATTAAATGATTATCCAGGACAAATGCACAATGGATATACATACGCTATGCTTCCTGCTATTGAGAAGATATATGATAAAGAAGAAGACCGTATTGATGCAATGAAACGTCATATGGAGTATTTCAATATTACTCCTAATATTGCAGGATTTGCATTGGGAATGTCTGTAGCTATGGAAGAAAAGAATGCGGAGGACCCTGATTTTGATCCAACCAATATAAGTGCAGTAAAAACAGCACTTATGGGACCGTTATCCGCCATAGGAGATACATTATTTCCTGCAACTTTAAGAATATTAGCTACTTCTTTAGTCGTTACAATGGCTGCTCAGGGGAATGTACTTGCACCAATTCTATTTTTTCTTATGTACAATATTCCTAACTTTCTAGCACGGTACTATAGCCTTAACTATGGATACAATATGGGTTCTGAGTTTTTAGTTAAGTCAGAAAAATCAGGAGTAATGGATAAGATATCCTATGCTTGTTCAGTCGTTGGACTAATGGCTATAGGAGCTATGGTTGCTTCTAATGTAAGTGTATCTACACCCATCACTATAGGAGATATTGAAAATGGAGGACTAGCTTTACAACAATCCCTAGACTCTATTATGCCTAAAATGCTTTCATTAATTTTAGTAGGGATAGAATATCGGCTATTAAGTAAGAAGATAAAGATTGTGCCCTTATTAATTGGGACCCTTGTAGTAGGGGCAGCTTTATTTGCGGTAGGAATAATCGGATAG
- a CDS encoding zinc-dependent alcohol dehydrogenase, protein MPRKIESTRFAVIEQEKVVKIHERKVPELKDEEVLIKNLACNICTADYGLWSGARKNLNFPMAWGHEFAGVIVDKGSKVPDFQIGDYVGIGYDMCGKCEACQKGLTSECVLIGEGRNKVSEDGYHGGFGCSEYVIKKYHALFKINKEIDASEAAFVEPVGTVCQGIRKLRVQPGEDIVVIGAGAMGIINALVAEAEGCNVFITELMEKKIKAAQEMGLHVIDASKVDSVEKVMELTNGKGADAVILAVGVTSANDQAIAMLKRFHGRVLMFAAGYPAPELHVDSNLIHYRKMELIGTFSADNCDFARAAELINQKKIKLSQLVEKKVQLEDVEKAFEAAIVPGSYRVSVVFDKNIE, encoded by the coding sequence TTGCCCCGAAAAATAGAAAGTACTCGATTTGCAGTTATTGAACAGGAAAAGGTGGTAAAGATACATGAAAGAAAGGTACCGGAGTTAAAGGATGAAGAAGTTCTTATTAAAAATCTGGCTTGCAATATTTGTACTGCTGACTATGGATTATGGTCAGGGGCTAGAAAGAATTTAAATTTTCCAATGGCATGGGGACATGAGTTTGCAGGTGTTATAGTTGACAAGGGAAGTAAGGTGCCTGATTTTCAGATTGGAGATTATGTCGGCATAGGTTATGACATGTGCGGTAAATGTGAGGCCTGCCAAAAGGGACTTACCAGTGAATGTGTACTTATTGGAGAAGGAAGAAATAAAGTTTCTGAGGATGGCTATCATGGTGGATTTGGTTGTTCTGAATATGTTATCAAGAAATATCATGCATTATTTAAAATCAATAAGGAAATTGATGCATCAGAAGCAGCCTTTGTAGAACCTGTAGGAACAGTATGTCAAGGAATACGCAAGCTTCGTGTTCAGCCCGGAGAAGATATTGTTGTTATTGGTGCCGGAGCTATGGGCATAATCAATGCATTAGTGGCAGAGGCTGAAGGTTGTAATGTGTTTATTACAGAATTAATGGAAAAGAAGATCAAGGCGGCTCAAGAAATGGGGCTTCATGTCATTGACGCATCAAAGGTTGATTCTGTAGAAAAGGTGATGGAATTAACCAATGGGAAAGGTGCAGATGCAGTAATTCTTGCTGTTGGTGTAACATCTGCCAATGATCAAGCGATAGCTATGCTAAAAAGATTTCATGGAAGAGTTCTGATGTTTGCAGCAGGCTATCCAGCACCTGAACTCCATGTAGACTCAAATTTAATTCATTATAGAAAAATGGAGTTAATAGGCACCTTTTCTGCTGATAATTGTGATTTTGCACGAGCAGCAGAACTCATTAACCAAAAGAAAATAAAATTATCACAATTAGTGGAAAAGAAAGTACAACTTGAAGATGTAGAAAAAGCCTTTGAAGCTGCTATAGTACCAGGTTCCTATAGGGTAAGCGTGGTATTTGATAAAAATATCGAATGA
- a CDS encoding class II fructose-bisphosphate aldolase, with the protein MIISMSEMLQRAKNENYGIAAPNVFNRETIEAAYLAAIELRAPMILDVAAVHGIYECADIARFYERRYPEVPVALNLDHGGPYEYIIQAIHAGFSSVMIDRSTLSYEENVKEVKEIVKIAHAVGVSVEAELGHVGQGEEYETTRDSGLTDPSEAARYVEETGIDCLAVAIGTSHGTYKGTPYLDFDLLNRIKKEVDIPLVLHGGSGTGDDNLARAIKEGIQKVNLNTDISKAGQGALRDALKGTIEFALDKSATGEFASKKLNLQQTIALGVEGYKEELKRYMKLFNSENRW; encoded by the coding sequence ATGATTATATCAATGTCAGAAATGCTACAAAGGGCAAAAAATGAGAATTATGGCATTGCAGCCCCAAATGTATTTAATCGAGAAACCATAGAGGCAGCTTATTTAGCAGCAATAGAGTTAAGGGCGCCGATGATATTAGATGTAGCAGCTGTCCATGGAATTTATGAATGTGCAGATATTGCCCGTTTTTATGAAAGAAGATATCCAGAGGTTCCCGTCGCACTAAATCTAGACCATGGTGGGCCCTATGAATACATCATCCAGGCAATTCATGCGGGATTTAGTTCTGTAATGATCGATAGATCTACCCTTTCTTACGAAGAAAATGTAAAAGAAGTGAAAGAAATAGTAAAAATTGCCCATGCCGTAGGTGTTTCGGTAGAAGCTGAACTTGGCCATGTTGGACAGGGGGAAGAATATGAAACAACTAGAGACTCTGGTCTTACGGATCCTTCAGAGGCTGCAAGATATGTGGAAGAGACAGGTATAGATTGTTTGGCCGTTGCTATTGGTACTTCCCATGGAACCTATAAGGGTACTCCCTATCTTGATTTTGATTTATTAAATAGGATTAAAAAAGAAGTAGATATTCCCCTTGTATTGCATGGCGGATCAGGGACTGGCGATGACAATCTGGCTAGAGCAATAAAAGAAGGAATTCAAAAGGTGAATCTAAATACAGATATAAGCAAGGCCGGGCAAGGGGCTTTAAGAGATGCTCTAAAGGGTACAATAGAATTTGCATTAGATAAAAGTGCTACTGGAGAATTTGCATCCAAGAAGTTAAATCTACAACAAACAATAGCTTTGGGAGTAGAAGGATATAAAGAAGAACTAAAGAGATACATGAAGTTATTTAACTCTGAAAATAGGTGGTAG
- a CDS encoding PTS mannose/fructose/sorbose/N-acetylgalactosamine transporter subunit IIC: MLTQALLVALILGLFKMEFMLGYIQICRPIVISTAVGWALGDASQGVIIGSVLELMFIGSFPIGAAVSPDYGSAGAICTAFAILTEGGTAIATALAVPVALLGGFIFIGCKLMASFFSRLMSNQIEKGNMKAVSRTYLFGGWFVSFVPYFIYGFVSLSIGYTAVNAIVDKLPVVVINGLATAANLLPAIGFALLLQMIINKKVAPFFFLGFMLAAYLGMSTLAITFLGVIVVLILSSIKEDNAVLVNSFGGDDNEF; the protein is encoded by the coding sequence ATGTTAACGCAAGCCCTATTAGTAGCATTAATATTGGGTTTATTTAAAATGGAGTTTATGCTTGGATATATTCAAATATGCCGTCCTATAGTTATATCAACTGCTGTAGGATGGGCTTTAGGAGACGCATCTCAGGGCGTCATTATTGGTAGCGTGCTCGAATTAATGTTTATAGGTTCTTTTCCTATAGGTGCAGCTGTATCTCCTGATTATGGTTCAGCGGGGGCTATTTGTACAGCATTCGCGATTCTAACCGAAGGTGGAACTGCAATAGCTACAGCATTGGCGGTACCAGTTGCTTTATTAGGTGGTTTTATTTTTATAGGATGCAAATTGATGGCTTCTTTCTTCTCCCGTTTAATGAGTAATCAAATTGAAAAAGGCAATATGAAGGCAGTTTCGAGAACATATTTATTTGGAGGTTGGTTTGTCAGTTTTGTACCCTATTTTATCTATGGATTTGTTTCATTATCCATAGGATATACGGCGGTGAATGCTATAGTTGATAAATTACCAGTGGTAGTCATTAATGGTCTAGCTACAGCTGCTAATTTATTACCGGCTATTGGATTTGCACTATTATTACAAATGATTATCAATAAAAAAGTTGCCCCTTTTTTCTTTCTAGGATTTATGCTAGCTGCTTATTTAGGCATGTCAACATTGGCAATCACATTTTTAGGAGTAATTGTTGTTTTAATACTTTCATCCATTAAGGAGGACAATGCAGTATTAGTTAATTCTTTCGGAGGTGATGATAATGAGTTCTAA